The Vibrio tasmaniensis genome includes a region encoding these proteins:
- a CDS encoding inosine/guanosine kinase — protein sequence MKFPGQRKSKHYFPTHARDPLVNQMQQTPKLHRATIVGVGQTIVDIEARVDNAFLEKYELSKGHSLVLEESKADALYEELVERGLITHQYPGDTIGNTLHNYSVLADSKSVLLGVMSKKIEVGSFGYRYLCRTSSRMNLNHLQTVDGPIGRCYTLISEDGERTFAINEGHMNQLLPESIPEQVFEKASALVVSSYLMRGKPEDPMPKAVQKAIEYAKAHNVPVVLTLGTKYVIEGNAEWWQEYLKENVTIVAMNEDEGEALTGEKDPLLAANKALEWVDLVLCTAGPIGLYMAGYTDEPAKRETTLPLLPGNIPEFNKYEFSRAMRKQDCESPVKVYSHIGPYLGGPREIKNTNGAGDGALSALLHDMAANSYHHVNVPNSEKHEHTCLTYSSLSQICKYANRVSYEVLTQHSPRLSRALPEREDSLEETYWDR from the coding sequence ATGAAGTTTCCTGGACAGCGTAAATCTAAACACTACTTTCCAACTCACGCACGTGATCCGTTGGTCAACCAAATGCAACAAACGCCTAAGCTTCACCGCGCAACAATTGTCGGTGTTGGTCAAACGATTGTTGATATCGAAGCCCGTGTTGATAACGCGTTCCTTGAAAAATATGAGCTGAGTAAAGGTCACTCACTGGTATTGGAAGAGAGTAAAGCAGATGCGCTGTACGAAGAGTTAGTTGAGCGCGGTTTGATCACGCATCAATATCCTGGCGATACTATCGGCAACACACTGCACAACTATTCCGTACTTGCAGACAGTAAATCTGTATTGCTCGGCGTTATGTCTAAGAAGATTGAAGTTGGCTCATTTGGTTATCGTTACCTTTGTCGTACTTCTTCTCGTATGAATCTAAATCACCTTCAAACTGTTGATGGTCCAATTGGTCGCTGCTATACGCTGATTTCTGAAGATGGCGAGCGTACATTTGCCATCAACGAAGGCCACATGAACCAACTGCTTCCTGAAAGTATTCCTGAGCAAGTGTTTGAGAAAGCATCAGCATTGGTTGTTTCGTCTTACCTAATGCGTGGCAAGCCTGAAGATCCGATGCCAAAAGCGGTGCAAAAAGCGATTGAATACGCGAAAGCGCACAATGTGCCAGTTGTACTAACACTTGGTACTAAGTACGTGATCGAAGGTAATGCGGAATGGTGGCAAGAATATCTGAAAGAGAACGTAACCATTGTCGCGATGAACGAAGACGAAGGTGAAGCGTTAACGGGTGAAAAAGATCCACTTCTAGCCGCTAACAAAGCGCTTGAGTGGGTTGACCTCGTTCTATGTACCGCTGGTCCAATTGGCTTATACATGGCTGGTTACACTGATGAGCCTGCGAAACGCGAAACCACCTTGCCATTGTTACCCGGTAACATCCCTGAGTTCAACAAATACGAATTCAGCCGCGCTATGCGTAAGCAAGACTGTGAATCTCCAGTAAAAGTGTACTCTCACATTGGCCCTTACCTAGGTGGCCCGCGCGAGATTAAAAACACCAATGGCGCTGGTGATGGTGCACTTTCTGCACTACTACACGACATGGCAGCAAACAGCTACCATCATGTAAACGTGCCAAACTCAGAAAAGCACGAACACACTTGCCTCACTTACTCGTCTTTGTCTCAAATTTGTAAGTACGCAAACCGTGTAAGTTACGAAGTATTAACTCAGCACTCTCCTCGCCTTTCTCGTGCGCTACCTGAACGCGAAGATAGCTTAGAAGAAACATACTGGGATCGTTAA
- a CDS encoding CreA family protein, translated as MKKALIAAGIITMLAGCSDNEVGDVSLGFFTMKDIKMSSLDDDKIAGVTCHIASIEANLSLSDPSDSSISCRQTGEITSEMIAKIDKSKSGEVVFKQSKSIFFKTMKVRRIYDAENQSLLYLSYTTKETEGSFKHSLSTVPLWGTEAYVDPATLVPAE; from the coding sequence ATGAAAAAAGCCTTAATAGCAGCGGGTATCATCACAATGTTGGCTGGCTGTTCGGACAACGAGGTTGGCGACGTCTCTCTTGGATTCTTCACAATGAAGGACATCAAAATGTCTTCTTTAGATGATGATAAAATCGCAGGTGTGACTTGTCATATCGCTTCGATCGAAGCAAACCTTAGCCTTTCCGATCCAAGCGATAGCTCTATCTCTTGTCGTCAAACCGGTGAAATTACATCAGAAATGATTGCTAAAATAGACAAAAGCAAATCTGGTGAAGTGGTATTCAAACAATCAAAAAGTATCTTCTTTAAAACAATGAAGGTTCGTCGTATCTACGATGCAGAGAATCAATCACTACTTTACTTATCATACACCACCAAAGAAACAGAAGGCAGTTTCAAGCATAGCCTTTCAACCGTTCCCCTATGGGGTACTGAGGCTTACGTTGATCCAGCAACACTCGTCCCAGCGGAATAG